The nucleotide sequence GGCGCCGCTGGAGCCCGGCACCGCGGTCTCGATCACGCCGGTCTGCTGGTTGAACCGCACCGTGGTGAGCGGCGAGATCGACCAGACCAGCGCCGCGTTGATGACCGGGGCGTTGATGTCCTGAAGCGTGCGGTCGACGTAGGAGCGGTGCTGCAGGCCGCCCGAGATCTCCGCCGTCAGCGTGCTGTTGAGCGCCACCGCCGCGCCGGCGGTGAAGGCGATGCCGTCGGAATCGCGGCGCAGGCCGAACTGGTCCACCGGCGTGTCGTAGACCCGGGTGTCGAGGAAGGTCTCGACGAAGGGCGTGATCGCCGGCGAGATCTCGTATCCGGCGCGCAGGCGCAAGCCGTACTGGTTGGCGTCGCGGTCGCTCTGGATGATCGTGGTGCCGTTGCCGAGCTGCGCATCCTCGAAGACCGAGCGGTCGATCGAGCCGCGCAGCGAGAGTTGCAGTCGGTTGAAGCTCTCCTGCACGCCCGCGGTCGCGCCGTAGGTGGCAAACAGCGGCCGGGTCGTCGCCCTGCCGGCGCCGAGATCGGGGCTGCCGAGGCGCTGGCTGTCGAGCAGGAAGCGGGTCTCGAGGTCGATGCGGGTGTCGCGGTCGACGTCGATGCGCATCCGCGCAACGCCGACGGCGTTGGGGCGGCTCGCCTCGGGATTCTGCGGATATTCGAGGTAGCTGCCGCGCATCTCGGCGGTGAGCTCGGAGGCCGACCACTCGCTGCGCAGCGCCAGTTCCGCCTCGCTGCGCAGCGCCAGGGAGGAGCGCGGGCGGGTCGAGCCGATCTGGTCCGGGTTCGTATCGTAGCCGATGCTCTGGGTGAAGGCCGGCAGCAGGGTGAAGGTGCCGAAGCGGATGCCCAGCGGCGCGTAGGCGGTGTCGGGCGGAATCGGCCGGCGGAGCGCCGTGCCGAGCAGCAGCCCGGTGGCGTTGGGCAGGCCGAGCCCGAGGATCGGCGTCGGCAGCGGCACGCCGGAGACGGGCGTCTGGATGACGGGGGTGAGGCGCAGGTCGGTGATCGTCTGCTGCGTGCGGACTTGCGTGATCCGGCGGGTCGCCGAGCCGATCCGGCGCGGGGGGGCCGCGCGCAGGCGCAGCAGCGAGGGCCGGGCCGGTGTGCCCTGCGCCGTGGCGGAGCCGGGCAGGCTCGGCGCGGCGCGGAAGCGCGGCAGGCGCGCCACCGTCGGCGCCTCCTCAGCGGATGCGGCGGGGGCCGGACTCGTGGCCGGGCTGCTGCCGAGCGGGGCGGGGGCGGAGAAGGCGTTGGCGCCGCGCAGCGCCGTCGGCGCGTCGAAGACGGAGCGGCGCGGGCGGCCGGCGGTGGCCGGCTCGGAGGCGGTGCGCGTGCCCGGAGCGGCGCTCTCGGACGGCGACGGGTCGGGCGTCTCCTGCGCAAGGGCGGGCGCTGAGAGCAGGGCCGGGAGCAGCGCGAGGGCGAGCTGGCCCGCGCGGCGGCGGCGCTGTCGCTTTCCCTCGATCGGCCGCTCGCGTGACACCGGCGCTGTCTTCCCT is from Methylorubrum sp. B1-46 and encodes:
- a CDS encoding outer membrane beta-barrel protein, translating into MSRERPIEGKRQRRRRAGQLALALLPALLSAPALAQETPDPSPSESAAPGTRTASEPATAGRPRRSVFDAPTALRGANAFSAPAPLGSSPATSPAPAASAEEAPTVARLPRFRAAPSLPGSATAQGTPARPSLLRLRAAPPRRIGSATRRITQVRTQQTITDLRLTPVIQTPVSGVPLPTPILGLGLPNATGLLLGTALRRPIPPDTAYAPLGIRFGTFTLLPAFTQSIGYDTNPDQIGSTRPRSSLALRSEAELALRSEWSASELTAEMRGSYLEYPQNPEASRPNAVGVARMRIDVDRDTRIDLETRFLLDSQRLGSPDLGAGRATTRPLFATYGATAGVQESFNRLQLSLRGSIDRSVFEDAQLGNGTTIIQSDRDANQYGLRLRAGYEISPAITPFVETFLDTRVYDTPVDQFGLRRDSDGIAFTAGAAVALNSTLTAEISGGLQHRSYVDRTLQDINAPVINAALVWSISPLTTVRFNQQTGVIETAVPGSSGAFTDAATLEVQHDLLRNLSITLGGAYLSTNYDGVRIRERGYSATARFDYRFNRWLALRGSYIYSTLNSTIPLSTYDAHTVLLGVRVNP